In Procambarus clarkii isolate CNS0578487 chromosome 13, FALCON_Pclarkii_2.0, whole genome shotgun sequence, the following are encoded in one genomic region:
- the LOC138364549 gene encoding platelet binding protein GspB-like, which translates to MGPLPASLDLSQHHWTSPSITGPLPASLDLSQHHWTSPSITGPLPASLDLSQHHGTSPSITGPLPASLVLSQHHWSSPSITGPLPASLDFSQHHWTSPSITGPLPASLDLSQHHWTSPSITGPLPASLDLSQHHGTSPSIMGPLPASLDLSQHHWTSPSITGPLPASLVLSQHHWTSPSIMGPLPASLDLSQHHWTSPSITGPLPASLDLSQHHGTSPSITGPLPASLVLSQHHWTSPSIMGPLPASLDLSQHHWTSPSITGSLPASLDFSQHHGTSPSITGPLPASLDLSQHHWTSPSITGALPASWDLSQHHGTSPSIMGPLPASWDFSQHHGTSPSITGPLPASLDLSQHHWTSPSIMGPSQHHGTSPSIMGPLPASWDLSQHHGTSPSIMGPLPASWDLSQHHWSSPSITGPLPASWDLSQHHGTSPSITGPLPASWDLSQHHGTSPSIMGPLPASASHVISDMSDDAQVTPQLTLWIGYN; encoded by the coding sequence ATGGGTCCTCTCCCAGCATCACTGGACCTCTCCCAGCATCACTGGACCTCTCCCAGCATCACTGGACCTCTCCCAGCATCACTGGACCTCTCCCAGCATCACTGGACTTCTCCCAGCATCACTGGACCTCTCCCAGCATCACTGGACCTCTCCCAGCATCACGGGACCTCTCCCAGCATCACTGGACCTCTCCCAGCATCACTGGTCCTCTCCCAGCATCACTGGTCCTCTCCCAGCATCACTGGACCTCTCCCAGCATCACTGGACTTCTCCCAGCATCACTGGACCTCTCCCAGCATCACTGGACCTCTGCCAGCATCACTGGACCTCTCCCAGCATCACTGGACCTCTCCCAGCATCACTGGACCTCTCCCAGCATCACTGGACCTCTCCCAGCATCATGGGACATCTCCCAGCATCATGGGACCTCTCCCAGCATCACTGGACCTCTCCCAGCATCACTGGACCTCTCCCAGCATCACTGGACCTCTCCCAGCCTCACTGGTCCTCTCCCAGCATCACTGGACCTCTCCCAGCATCATGGGACCTCTCCCAGCATCACTGGACCTCTCCCAGCATCACTGGACCTCTCCCAGCATCACTGGACCTCTCCCAGCATCACTGGACCTCTCCCAGCATCATGGGACCTCTCCCAGCATCACTGGACCTCTCCCAGCCTCACTGGTCCTCTCCCAGCATCACTGGACTTCTCCCAGCATCATGGGACCTCTCCCAGCATCACTGGACCTCTCCCAGCATCACTGGACCTCTCCCAGCATCACTGGATCTCTCCCAGCATCACTGGACTTCTCCCAGCATCATGGGACCTCTCCCAGCATCACTGGACCTCTCCCAGCATCACTGGACCTCTCCCAGCATCACTGGACCTCTCCCAGCATCACTGGAGCTCTCCCAGCATCATGGGACCTCTCCCAGCATCATGGGACCTCTCCCAGCATCATGGGACCTCTCCCAGCATCATGGGACTTCTCCCAGCATCATGGGACCTCTCCCAGCATCACTGGACCTCTCCCAGCATCACTGGACCTCTCCCAGCATCACTGGACCTCTCCCAGCATCATGGGACCCTCCCAGCATCATGGGACCTCTCCCAGCATCATGGGACCTCTCCCAGCATCATGGGACCTCTCCCAGCATCATGGGACCTCTCCCAGCATCATGGGACCTCTCCCAGCATCATGGGACCTCTCCCAGCATCACTGGTCCTCTCCCAGCATCACTGGTCCTCTCCCAGCATCATGGGACCTCTCCCAGCATCATGGGACCTCTCCCAGCATCACTGGACCTCTCCCAGCATCATGGGACCTCTCCCAGCATCATGGGACCTCTCCCAGCATCATGGGACCTCTCCCAGCATCAGCATCTCACGTTATCTCCGACATGTCCGACGATGCTCAAGTGACCCCACAATTAACTCTTTGGATTGGATATAATTAA